Proteins co-encoded in one Cytophaga hutchinsonii ATCC 33406 genomic window:
- a CDS encoding BamA/TamA family outer membrane protein, translating into MTLSSRYIYILLLIGACIGCTSTKYVPDGDSLYTGATFDIQSNEPKRFIKSVQTDLEAQLKPKPNTSIFGWRIKLSIYNALGKPKKQKGLKYNLSRKFGQAPVLFSSVNTSLTQKALSAALFNRGLFDAQVSYDIVTSKNKKKTSIVYQIKTGPSYRIDTYAVRIKDTAIVNLINNNADKSRVKKGRRYSLERLRTEREHIDEVLKNNGYFHFNPEYLVFEADTSGTRSSVAMRLKLKPQTTEKSLRRYTMSGVYVLLDSTYTAKHFIHKTDTVMIDSVVLYLNHDFKAKSIAQYVYLKPNDYYSRENYQLTLSRLMGMNLFKYVDIDIVEKDSTHLDIFIHLSPLPKRSVSIEVDLVSKSNNFIGPGMNLNYTDKNYFKGGEKLSLGFHGSVETQLNGQFKGLYTYEFGPQLSLTFPRFILPFKVPASSLFTPSTIISTSYTFLKRVNYFEMRSLQISYGYKWKESLPIEHYLRPININFFNITNISTDFNTLLLQNPALRRRYEDQLIVGIMYSYTYNQQVFPKKKNQIYFNGNIDISGNTLSAINKLAGSPEKPDGSKTINGIAYAQYAKFDIDVRNYHKVTRQTVFASRLILGWGIPYGNSTALPFVKGFFSGGANSLRAFPVNSVGPGTYRLPDSLQSSFFIQQGGDIKVEWSAEYRFPIVSIIKGALFVDAGNVWLYKNNDLIPGAQFKLEKAFTELAVGGGFGLRADLSFFIIRLDLATPIRKPWLEEGERWVLDDAKLGSGEWRRQNIILNIAIGYPF; encoded by the coding sequence ATGACTTTAAGCAGTAGATACATATATATTCTTTTACTAATAGGAGCTTGCATCGGTTGCACATCAACAAAGTATGTACCTGATGGCGACTCGTTATACACAGGAGCAACATTCGACATACAATCGAATGAACCCAAACGTTTTATAAAATCTGTTCAGACAGATCTGGAAGCGCAATTAAAACCCAAACCCAACACATCCATTTTTGGATGGAGAATCAAACTGAGTATTTATAATGCGCTCGGAAAACCTAAAAAACAAAAAGGCTTAAAATATAATCTGAGCAGAAAGTTTGGACAGGCTCCTGTCCTGTTTTCTTCCGTGAATACATCTCTGACACAAAAAGCGTTATCTGCAGCACTCTTTAACAGAGGGCTTTTTGATGCTCAAGTAAGCTATGATATTGTAACCAGCAAAAATAAAAAAAAGACAAGCATTGTTTATCAGATAAAAACAGGACCGTCTTATAGAATAGATACGTATGCGGTCCGGATAAAAGACACTGCCATAGTAAATCTGATCAATAACAATGCAGATAAAAGCCGTGTAAAAAAAGGAAGAAGATATAGCCTGGAGCGTTTACGGACAGAACGGGAACATATTGATGAGGTTCTGAAAAACAACGGCTACTTCCATTTCAATCCTGAATATCTTGTTTTCGAAGCTGACACATCCGGAACCCGGTCAAGTGTAGCCATGCGGCTAAAGCTAAAGCCTCAGACAACCGAAAAAAGTTTGCGGCGCTATACCATGTCGGGTGTATATGTACTGCTGGACAGCACGTATACAGCTAAACATTTCATTCATAAAACAGATACCGTTATGATAGACAGTGTGGTATTGTATCTGAATCATGACTTTAAAGCCAAATCCATCGCACAGTATGTATATTTAAAACCAAACGATTATTATTCAAGAGAAAATTATCAGCTGACGTTAAGCAGGCTCATGGGTATGAACCTGTTTAAATATGTCGATATAGATATTGTTGAAAAAGACTCTACCCATCTGGACATATTCATTCACCTCTCTCCGTTACCTAAGCGTTCTGTAAGTATTGAGGTTGATCTTGTGAGCAAATCAAATAATTTCATTGGCCCGGGGATGAATCTGAATTATACGGATAAGAATTATTTTAAGGGGGGCGAAAAATTAAGCCTGGGCTTTCATGGTTCTGTAGAAACACAATTGAATGGTCAGTTCAAAGGTTTGTATACGTATGAATTCGGGCCTCAGCTTTCGCTTACGTTTCCAAGGTTTATACTGCCTTTTAAAGTTCCCGCGTCGAGCCTTTTTACTCCCAGTACAATTATCAGCACAAGCTATACATTCCTCAAAAGGGTTAATTATTTTGAAATGCGTTCGCTGCAGATCTCCTATGGATACAAGTGGAAAGAATCGCTGCCGATAGAACATTATCTGAGACCGATCAATATAAATTTTTTCAACATTACTAATATCAGTACGGATTTCAATACCTTGCTGCTGCAAAATCCTGCATTGAGACGCCGTTATGAAGACCAGCTGATTGTAGGGATCATGTATTCATATACATACAATCAGCAGGTTTTTCCTAAAAAGAAAAATCAAATTTATTTTAATGGAAACATTGATATTTCAGGAAATACACTTAGTGCTATAAATAAACTTGCCGGCAGTCCTGAAAAACCGGATGGATCAAAAACCATAAATGGTATAGCCTACGCACAGTATGCAAAATTTGATATTGATGTACGTAACTATCATAAAGTAACAAGACAGACCGTATTTGCCAGCAGGCTCATTCTCGGCTGGGGTATTCCATACGGAAATTCCACTGCGCTTCCTTTTGTTAAAGGTTTCTTTTCAGGCGGTGCGAACAGCTTACGTGCATTCCCTGTTAACTCTGTTGGCCCCGGTACATACAGGCTGCCGGACAGTTTACAAAGTTCCTTCTTTATTCAGCAAGGCGGTGATATAAAAGTTGAATGGAGTGCTGAATATCGGTTCCCTATTGTGAGTATTATTAAAGGTGCTCTTTTTGTTGATGCCGGTAACGTATGGCTGTATAAAAATAACGACTTGATACCCGGTGCACAATTCAAACTGGAAAAAGCATTTACAGAACTGGCTGTTGGCGGCGGTTTTGGTTTGCGTGCAGATCTGAGCTTTTTCATCATACGGCTTGATCTGGCCACCCCTATCCGAAAACCCTGGCTCGAAGAAGGCGAACGCTGGGTATTGGATGAT